In one Halosimplex halophilum genomic region, the following are encoded:
- a CDS encoding thiamine-phosphate synthase family protein, with translation MKFVEEVVVDEFLPTFRSMLAEALRERDLTQSEVAELLGISQSAVSKYVHGEVERNERLLADRRMDELVERLAEGLASGEMSPVQALVEAEVFVRRLERGDLLAQLHEEEMPGLAEYGDDRFAIHDPDSTVRAAEQVLASLRRGVRILENTDDFPELVPAVGSNLVECLPDADGIEDVAAVPGRILDLEGTTAIPADPEFGVSEHVASVLLAARAGGSDARAALNVRYDPAIVEALEAAGYTAVEFDAERDPTDAVADALAESPDADVLYQTGGFGVEPIVYVLAAEAPAAARAVREL, from the coding sequence ATGAAGTTCGTCGAGGAGGTCGTCGTCGACGAGTTCCTGCCGACGTTCAGGTCGATGCTCGCCGAGGCGCTGCGCGAGCGGGACCTGACCCAGAGCGAGGTCGCGGAGCTGCTGGGGATCAGCCAGAGCGCCGTCTCGAAGTACGTCCACGGCGAGGTCGAGCGCAACGAGCGCCTGCTGGCCGACCGGCGCATGGACGAGCTGGTCGAGCGCCTCGCCGAGGGGCTGGCCAGCGGCGAGATGAGCCCGGTCCAGGCGCTCGTCGAGGCGGAGGTGTTCGTCCGCCGGCTGGAGCGGGGCGACCTGCTCGCCCAGCTCCACGAGGAGGAGATGCCCGGCCTCGCCGAGTACGGGGACGACCGCTTCGCCATCCACGACCCCGACAGCACCGTCCGCGCGGCCGAGCAGGTGCTCGCGTCGCTCCGGCGGGGCGTCCGCATCCTGGAGAACACCGACGACTTCCCCGAACTGGTGCCGGCGGTCGGCTCCAACCTCGTCGAGTGCCTCCCCGACGCCGACGGCATCGAGGACGTGGCCGCGGTGCCGGGTCGGATCCTCGACCTGGAAGGGACGACGGCGATCCCGGCGGACCCGGAGTTCGGCGTCAGCGAGCACGTCGCGAGCGTGCTGCTCGCGGCGCGGGCGGGCGGCAGCGACGCCCGCGCGGCGCTGAACGTCCGCTACGACCCGGCGATCGTCGAGGCGCTGGAGGCGGCGGGCTACACCGCCGTCGAGTTCGACGCCGAGCGGGACCCGACCGACGCCGTCGCCGACGCGCTGGCGGAGTCGCCCGACGCCGACGTGCTCTACCAGACCGGCGGGTTCGGCGTCGAACCGATCGTCTACGTGCTGGCCGCGGAGGCGCCGGCCGCCGCCCGCGCGGTCAGAGAGCTGTAA
- the dcd gene encoding dCTP deaminase — MILSDADILRRLEAGDLVVEPLDDPDIQIQPASVDLRLGREFLEFQHANIPCIHPNSEQETEDYTDRVEVPEDGEYILHPGDFVLGTTRERVEIPDDLIAHVEGRSSLGRLAIVVHATAGLCDPGYKGQITLELSNLGTAPVALTPGMRISQLTFTELKTAAERPYGEERGSKYQDQSGPQASKIQGDREFGGDQ, encoded by the coding sequence ATGATACTGTCGGACGCCGATATTCTGCGACGCCTGGAGGCGGGGGATCTCGTCGTCGAACCGCTCGACGACCCGGACATCCAGATCCAGCCCGCCAGCGTCGACCTGCGGCTGGGTCGGGAGTTCCTGGAGTTCCAGCACGCCAACATCCCCTGTATCCATCCCAACAGCGAGCAGGAGACGGAGGACTACACCGACCGCGTCGAGGTCCCCGAGGACGGCGAGTACATCCTCCACCCCGGCGACTTCGTGCTCGGGACGACCCGCGAGCGCGTCGAGATCCCCGACGACCTCATCGCCCACGTCGAGGGGCGGTCCTCGCTGGGCCGGCTCGCCATCGTCGTCCACGCGACCGCCGGCCTGTGCGACCCCGGCTACAAGGGCCAGATCACGCTCGAACTCTCGAATCTCGGGACCGCGCCCGTCGCGCTGACGCCGGGGATGCGCATCTCACAGCTCACCTTCACGGAGCTGAAAACGGCCGCCGAACGGCCCTACGGCGAGGAACGCGGCTCGAAGTACCAGGACCAGTCCGGGCCACAGGCCTCGAAGATCCAGGGCGACAGGGAGTTCGGCGGGGATCAGTGA
- a CDS encoding glycoside hydrolase family 43 protein produces the protein MPTNPVLPGFHPDPSVCRVGETFYLATSSFGYFPGLPLYRSENLVDWAPIGHALARESQLDTRDARASGGIFAPTLRHHDGTFYLTSTNTSGEGHFLVTADDPAGEWSDPVYVDAPGIDPDLFWDGDTAYFTYFTTDTDRGIEQAEIDPETGELGERRTVWTGHEDPHAEAPHIYERAGTYYLVAAEGGTHTGHSVTVGRSDDPTGPFEPHPENPVLTHRDDFYRDVHATGHADLVTDADGNWWLVCLGIRPRGGFPGWHHLGRETFLAPVAWADGWPVVDGAEVPAEIDAAALPGDADPANADPNPVEHTDTDFAEGRPVEFCYRRTPDRDRYAFTGDGLVLRGGPETLDEKGTTFLARRQTHFDCRVRADIVFDPDPGEEAGLALVMDEEHHYELGVVCDGDDRTALVRVTVGDATDVLAREPVGERVTLGVDAAAESYEFRVDGEPVAEARPKYLATEVAGGFTGVVVGPYAVADEGPAEATPARVERFVYEPVER, from the coding sequence ATGCCGACCAACCCCGTCCTGCCCGGCTTCCACCCCGACCCCTCGGTCTGCCGGGTCGGCGAGACGTTCTACCTGGCGACGAGCTCCTTCGGGTACTTCCCGGGGCTGCCGCTCTACCGGAGCGAGAACCTGGTCGACTGGGCACCGATCGGACACGCGCTCGCGCGCGAGTCGCAACTGGATACCCGCGATGCGCGGGCCTCGGGCGGGATCTTCGCGCCCACCCTGCGCCACCACGACGGCACATTCTACCTCACGTCGACGAACACCAGCGGCGAGGGCCACTTCCTCGTCACCGCCGACGACCCGGCGGGGGAGTGGTCCGACCCCGTGTACGTCGACGCGCCCGGCATCGACCCTGACCTCTTCTGGGACGGCGACACCGCCTACTTCACCTACTTCACGACCGACACCGACCGCGGGATCGAGCAGGCCGAGATCGACCCGGAGACGGGCGAACTGGGCGAACGGCGCACCGTCTGGACCGGCCACGAGGACCCCCACGCCGAGGCGCCCCACATCTACGAGCGGGCGGGGACCTACTACCTCGTCGCCGCCGAGGGCGGCACCCACACCGGCCACTCGGTGACGGTCGGCCGGAGCGACGACCCGACGGGGCCGTTCGAGCCCCACCCCGAGAACCCGGTCCTCACCCACCGCGACGACTTCTACCGCGACGTACACGCGACGGGCCACGCCGACCTCGTGACCGACGCCGACGGCAACTGGTGGCTGGTCTGCCTGGGGATCCGCCCCCGCGGCGGCTTCCCCGGCTGGCACCACCTCGGCCGCGAGACGTTCCTCGCGCCCGTCGCCTGGGCGGACGGCTGGCCGGTCGTCGACGGTGCGGAGGTCCCGGCGGAGATCGACGCGGCCGCGCTACCGGGAGACGCCGACCCTGCGAACGCCGACCCGAACCCCGTCGAGCACACCGACACCGACTTCGCGGAGGGACGGCCCGTCGAGTTCTGCTACCGGCGGACGCCCGACCGCGACCGCTACGCGTTCACCGGCGACGGCCTCGTCCTCCGGGGCGGCCCCGAGACGCTCGACGAGAAGGGGACCACCTTCCTCGCGCGCCGGCAGACGCACTTCGACTGCCGGGTCCGCGCCGACATCGTATTCGACCCCGACCCCGGCGAGGAGGCGGGGCTGGCGCTCGTCATGGACGAGGAGCACCACTACGAACTGGGCGTCGTCTGTGACGGCGACGACCGGACGGCCCTGGTCAGGGTCACCGTCGGGGACGCGACCGACGTGCTCGCGCGCGAACCGGTCGGCGAGCGGGTGACGCTCGGTGTCGACGCCGCCGCCGAGTCCTACGAGTTCCGCGTCGACGGCGAACCGGTCGCCGAGGCGCGCCCGAAGTACCTCGCGACGGAGGTCGCGGGCGGGTTCACCGGCGTCGTGGTCGGCCCCTACGCCGTCGCCGACGAGGGGCCGGCCGAGGCGACGCCCGCCCGGGTCGAGCGGTTCGTCTACGAGCCCGTCGAGCGGTGA
- the pth2 gene encoding peptidyl-tRNA hydrolase Pth2 has translation MKQAIVARADLGMGEGKLAAQVAHASLMAYEDADRGAASEWKGSGQKKVVLRADGESQLFELADKAEREGLPHAVVRDAGHTQLEPGTASALAVGPARDDLVDKVTGDLSLY, from the coding sequence ATGAAGCAGGCCATCGTCGCCCGCGCCGACCTCGGGATGGGCGAGGGGAAACTCGCCGCGCAGGTCGCCCACGCCTCGCTCATGGCCTACGAGGACGCCGACCGGGGGGCCGCCAGCGAGTGGAAGGGGAGCGGCCAGAAGAAGGTCGTCCTCCGGGCCGACGGCGAGTCCCAGCTGTTCGAACTCGCGGACAAAGCCGAGCGCGAGGGGCTGCCCCACGCCGTCGTCCGCGACGCCGGCCACACGCAACTCGAACCGGGCACCGCCAGCGCCCTGGCCGTCGGCCCCGCCCGCGACGACCTCGTCGACAAGGTGACCGGGGACCTCTCGCTGTACTGA
- the psmA gene encoding archaeal proteasome endopeptidase complex subunit alpha gives MQDQNQQAYDRGTSIFSPDGRLYQVEYAREAIKRGTASVGVRTADGVVLAADRQVRSPLVEQESIEKLHRVDDHIAVASAGHVADARQLVDFAREQAQVNRLRYDEPIGVEALAKEVTDYIQQYTQSGGVRPFGVALAIGGVDPDGTPKLFETDPSGTPYEWQATAIGGNRERLMGFLEDEYRDGMDLDAGVALALEAIGEGDEDGAVDAGAVEVTVVDTETHRVRSLAPDEIESHLADLDLGGATDE, from the coding sequence ATGCAGGATCAGAACCAGCAGGCGTACGACCGCGGGACCTCGATCTTCTCGCCGGACGGACGCCTCTATCAGGTCGAGTACGCTCGGGAGGCGATCAAGCGCGGCACCGCCAGCGTCGGGGTTCGGACCGCCGACGGCGTGGTGCTCGCCGCGGACCGCCAGGTTCGCTCGCCGCTCGTCGAGCAGGAGAGCATCGAGAAACTCCACCGCGTCGACGACCACATCGCGGTCGCGAGCGCGGGCCACGTCGCCGACGCGCGCCAGCTCGTCGACTTCGCGCGCGAGCAGGCGCAGGTCAACCGCCTGCGCTACGACGAACCGATCGGCGTGGAGGCGCTGGCCAAGGAGGTCACCGACTACATCCAGCAGTACACCCAGAGCGGCGGCGTCCGCCCGTTCGGCGTGGCGCTGGCCATCGGCGGCGTCGACCCCGACGGTACGCCGAAGCTCTTCGAGACGGACCCCTCCGGGACCCCCTACGAGTGGCAGGCGACCGCCATCGGCGGGAACCGCGAGCGGCTCATGGGCTTTCTCGAAGACGAGTACCGCGACGGCATGGACCTCGACGCCGGGGTCGCTCTCGCGCTGGAGGCGATCGGCGAGGGCGATGAGGACGGCGCGGTCGACGCCGGGGCGGTCGAGGTGACCGTGGTCGACACCGAGACCCATCGCGTCCGCTCGCTGGCGCCGGACGAGATCGAGTCACACCTCGCCGACCTGGACCTCGGAGGTGCGACCGATGAGTAG
- the psmB gene encoding archaeal proteasome endopeptidase complex subunit beta translates to MSRFTDPLTGDDAVGDPTAPELTDGFGGGDHSGGASGAGNARTRDEDAVNKTGTTTVGIATEDGVVVATDMRASLGGRFVSNKSVQKVEQIHPTAALTLVGSVGGAQSFIRTLRSEADLYEVRKGEPMSVHALATMAGNFARGGPFFAINPVLGGVDDEGSHVYSIDPAGGVMADDYTVTGSGMQLAYGAIEGAYDREMSLADARDLAVRAVEAASERDTGSGNGVYVAEVTAEGVDIEGFDDTAAALEER, encoded by the coding sequence ATGAGTAGATTCACCGACCCGCTGACCGGCGACGACGCGGTCGGCGACCCGACTGCGCCGGAACTCACTGACGGGTTCGGCGGCGGCGACCACTCCGGCGGAGCGAGCGGAGCCGGCAACGCCCGGACCCGCGACGAGGACGCGGTCAACAAGACGGGGACGACCACCGTCGGCATCGCCACCGAGGACGGGGTCGTCGTCGCGACGGACATGCGCGCCTCGCTGGGCGGGCGGTTCGTCTCGAACAAGTCCGTCCAGAAGGTCGAGCAGATCCACCCGACGGCCGCGCTGACGCTCGTCGGCTCCGTCGGCGGCGCCCAATCGTTCATCCGGACGCTCCGCTCGGAGGCAGACCTCTACGAGGTGCGCAAGGGCGAGCCGATGAGCGTTCACGCGCTGGCGACGATGGCGGGCAACTTCGCCCGCGGCGGCCCGTTCTTCGCGATCAATCCGGTCCTCGGCGGCGTCGACGACGAGGGCAGCCACGTCTACTCCATCGACCCCGCCGGCGGAGTCATGGCCGACGACTACACCGTCACGGGTTCGGGAATGCAGCTCGCCTACGGGGCCATCGAGGGCGCGTACGACCGCGAGATGAGCCTGGCCGACGCGCGGGACCTGGCGGTGCGGGCCGTCGAGGCCGCCAGCGAGCGCGACACGGGCTCGGGCAACGGCGTCTACGTCGCCGAGGTCACCGCCGAGGGCGTCGACATCGAGGGGTTCGACGACACCGCCGCGGCGCTCGAGGAGCGGTAA
- a CDS encoding MarR family transcriptional regulator, which translates to MSTTIDESAAEEALGEAEFRERLRELPPSAKLVAKVLETDAPLSQGQLAEESLLPDRTVRYALNRLEESGLVGSRYSFHDARKQVYFLNN; encoded by the coding sequence ATGAGCACGACGATAGACGAGTCCGCAGCGGAGGAGGCGCTGGGTGAGGCGGAGTTCCGCGAGCGGCTCCGCGAGCTCCCCCCGAGCGCGAAGCTGGTGGCGAAGGTACTGGAGACGGACGCGCCGCTGTCGCAGGGCCAGCTGGCCGAGGAGTCGCTGCTGCCCGACCGGACCGTCCGCTACGCGCTGAACCGTCTCGAAGAGTCCGGCCTCGTGGGCTCGCGCTACAGCTTCCACGACGCCCGCAAACAGGTCTACTTCCTCAACAACTGA
- a CDS encoding pyridoxamine 5'-phosphate oxidase family protein — MASIPESYHELFDKETYAHFATLTPEGFPHVTPVWVDYDPEDDRVLVNTARSRRKERNVREDPRVGVSMVDPDDAYRYLSVIGEVTALTEDGAEAHIDELAARYLGVDTYPSYDDDPGPRVIVEIRPDEVFASDVS; from the coding sequence ATGGCGTCGATCCCGGAGTCGTACCACGAACTGTTCGACAAGGAGACGTACGCCCACTTCGCGACGCTGACGCCGGAGGGGTTCCCACACGTCACGCCCGTCTGGGTCGACTACGACCCCGAGGACGACCGGGTCCTGGTCAACACGGCGCGAAGCCGTCGGAAAGAGCGCAACGTGCGCGAGGACCCCCGGGTCGGCGTGAGCATGGTCGACCCCGACGACGCGTACCGCTACCTGTCGGTGATCGGCGAGGTGACGGCGCTGACCGAGGACGGCGCCGAGGCCCACATCGACGAACTCGCGGCCCGGTACCTGGGCGTGGACACCTACCCCAGCTACGACGACGACCCCGGCCCCCGGGTGATCGTCGAGATCAGACCCGACGAGGTGTTCGCGTCGGACGTCTCGTAG
- a CDS encoding class I SAM-dependent methyltransferase encodes MKGQEWYQQETVVESYEDKRFSRGGGRLTDRLEKEAVGEALAPVEDRKILEIACGTGRFSVMLAQQGADVVGLDISAPMLGEGRRKARQAGVDDHLEFLRGDAARLPFPDDHFDSVFAIRFFHLVDEPERYLRELARVSSDQVVFETYNRFSGRSLYNWALPMGSRLYSRREVDGMLAAADLRLTDETHEFVVPFGLYRKLPGGVAKAFRSVEEGLDRTPLGDSLASISYWDATVE; translated from the coding sequence GTGAAGGGTCAGGAGTGGTACCAGCAGGAAACTGTCGTCGAGTCCTACGAGGACAAACGCTTCTCCCGCGGCGGGGGTCGGCTCACCGACCGGCTGGAGAAGGAGGCGGTCGGCGAGGCGCTCGCGCCCGTCGAGGACAGGAAGATACTCGAGATCGCCTGCGGCACCGGCCGGTTCTCGGTGATGCTCGCCCAGCAGGGGGCGGACGTGGTCGGACTCGACATCTCGGCGCCGATGCTCGGCGAGGGCCGCCGGAAGGCCCGCCAGGCCGGCGTCGACGACCACCTGGAGTTCCTGCGCGGGGACGCCGCCCGCCTCCCGTTCCCGGACGACCACTTCGACTCCGTGTTCGCCATCCGCTTTTTCCACCTCGTCGACGAGCCCGAGCGGTACCTCCGCGAGCTGGCCCGCGTCTCCAGCGACCAGGTCGTCTTCGAGACGTACAACCGCTTCTCCGGCCGGTCGCTGTACAACTGGGCGCTCCCGATGGGGTCGCGGCTCTACTCCCGCCGGGAGGTCGACGGGATGCTCGCGGCCGCCGACCTGCGGCTGACCGACGAGACCCACGAGTTCGTCGTCCCGTTCGGCCTCTACCGCAAGCTCCCCGGCGGCGTCGCGAAGGCCTTCCGCAGCGTCGAGGAGGGGCTCGACCGCACGCCGCTTGGCGACAGCCTCGCCTCGATCTCCTACTGGGACGCCACCGTCGAGTAG
- a CDS encoding glycosyltransferase family 2 protein, translated as MQLSVVVPTLDGREQLARTLDALAAHVPAAEVVVVNGPSTDGTTGMVRERDDVDVLVEVADRTVTAARNAGIEQTTGDAVALVDQGLAVTDEWHDALVAGLDEADVVSGPVHERLRGGMTTEEVESDALAGREVTYFNGGNVAFSRAALDALDGFDEYLEIGSARDGAHRLANLDYAVTWQSGMGVAREVGADGGGPTSDPGWKYRSLSYRLVKNYGVRPRVAARMVAHAGRDALDSLRDVARGDGTPSNWLTTGRDVLSGLAVGAKDGAWARLLDRSPRRNPYGRSARSERAVAVYDRR; from the coding sequence ATGCAGCTCTCGGTGGTGGTTCCGACGCTCGACGGCCGGGAGCAACTCGCCCGGACGCTCGACGCGCTGGCCGCGCACGTCCCCGCGGCCGAGGTGGTGGTCGTCAACGGGCCGTCGACCGACGGGACGACCGGGATGGTCCGCGAGCGCGACGACGTGGACGTGCTCGTCGAGGTCGCCGACCGCACCGTCACCGCCGCGCGCAACGCCGGCATCGAGCAGACCACCGGCGACGCCGTCGCGCTGGTCGACCAGGGGCTGGCCGTCACCGACGAGTGGCACGACGCGCTCGTCGCCGGCCTCGACGAGGCCGACGTGGTCTCCGGCCCGGTCCACGAGCGGCTGCGCGGCGGGATGACCACCGAGGAGGTCGAGTCCGACGCGCTCGCCGGCCGCGAGGTCACCTACTTCAACGGCGGCAACGTCGCCTTCTCGCGGGCGGCCCTGGACGCGCTGGACGGCTTCGACGAGTACCTCGAGATCGGCAGCGCCCGCGACGGCGCCCACCGGCTCGCGAACCTCGACTACGCCGTCACCTGGCAGTCCGGGATGGGCGTCGCCCGCGAGGTCGGCGCCGACGGCGGCGGGCCGACCAGCGACCCCGGCTGGAAGTACCGCTCGCTTTCCTACCGCCTCGTCAAGAACTACGGCGTCCGCCCGCGCGTGGCCGCGCGGATGGTCGCCCACGCCGGCCGCGACGCCCTCGACTCGCTGCGGGACGTGGCCCGCGGCGACGGCACGCCCTCGAACTGGCTCACCACCGGCCGGGACGTGCTCTCCGGGCTCGCCGTCGGCGCCAAGGACGGCGCCTGGGCGCGCCTGCTCGACCGCTCCCCCCGCCGTAACCCCTACGGCCGCTCGGCCCGCTCGGAGCGGGCCGTCGCCGTCTACGACCGCCGCTGA
- a CDS encoding amidohydrolase family protein, which translates to MLELEHGFRVVDVHARLEPDEDRRQREGLGDPERLEREMHQAGVVRSLVFPSAREGNYLPANNAVARMSVGRPFVAVARINGARDPADTTAAKLRNLTARRGDHHTSPGDVEQYAYDDRFVGFKLHPARDGLPDEEVLAQLDEVGLPTVVHGGRGFPPEAVEATLLEYDFPVVLAHFGGHPLDRELMERSIDLLDAASSLYLDTSFVRYRDPLERAIMEHPDRVCFGSGSPAAHPNVAVMEVLTLDVPEDAMTKVFSNNPGRVFDALAPAGDG; encoded by the coding sequence ATGCTGGAGCTGGAGCACGGGTTCCGGGTGGTCGACGTGCACGCGCGGCTGGAGCCGGACGAGGACCGGCGCCAGCGGGAGGGGCTGGGCGACCCCGAGCGGCTGGAGCGGGAGATGCACCAGGCCGGCGTCGTGCGGTCGCTCGTGTTCCCGAGCGCACGCGAGGGCAACTACCTGCCGGCGAACAACGCCGTCGCGCGGATGAGCGTCGGCCGGCCGTTCGTCGCGGTCGCCCGCATCAACGGCGCCCGCGACCCCGCCGACACGACCGCCGCGAAACTGCGGAACCTCACCGCCCGCCGGGGGGACCACCACACCTCCCCCGGGGACGTCGAGCAGTACGCCTACGACGACCGCTTCGTCGGGTTCAAGCTCCACCCCGCCCGCGACGGCCTCCCCGACGAGGAGGTGCTGGCGCAACTCGACGAGGTGGGGCTGCCGACCGTCGTCCACGGCGGCCGCGGATTCCCCCCGGAGGCCGTCGAGGCGACGCTGCTTGAGTACGACTTCCCGGTCGTGCTCGCGCACTTCGGCGGCCACCCGCTCGACCGGGAGCTGATGGAGCGCAGCATCGACCTGCTGGACGCCGCCTCGTCGCTGTACCTGGACACGAGCTTCGTCCGCTACCGCGACCCGCTGGAGCGGGCGATCATGGAACACCCCGACCGCGTCTGCTTCGGCAGCGGCTCGCCCGCCGCCCACCCCAACGTCGCCGTCATGGAAGTGCTGACCCTCGACGTGCCCGAGGACGCCATGACCAAGGTCTTCTCGAACAACCCCGGCCGCGTCTTCGACGCGCTCGCACCCGCCGGCGACGGATAG
- the thsA gene encoding thermosome subunit alpha, whose product MGGQPMFILNEDSERTQGKDAQSSNITAGKAVSESVRTTLGPRGMDKMLVSDSGDVVITNDGATILDEMDIEHPAAQMISEVAETQESEVGDGTTTAAVLAGELLSQAEDLLDDDVHPTTIVEGYYEALSMAHEAVDEIKLDEELDDDLLETVAKSSMTGKGTGDVSAERLAEVVVDAVRRVESDGGVVRDNISVYTQTGSSSSATRLVDGVLVDEEPVHDNMPRSFEDPQIAFVNDDIEVREASIDAEYNVSSVDDLNTAIEAEENELRGYAEHVLDLGVDVLFVDGDVADQVAAILAKNGVAAFEVGDDEGEELAHATGLSRAAGVQELEADDLGSAGSIGVEKFGDEYVTFVEDGAAGQSVTVFARGGTEHVTDELERVLGDALDVVTAALDQGGVVPGAGATEIAVADHIRSEAASVEGRKQLAVEAFADAVDVLPRTLAENTGMDPIDALVDLRAEYESEGIAGIISEGQTGVIDDPVELGVLDPVAVKHEAVESAAEAATMIVRIDDVISAS is encoded by the coding sequence ATGGGTGGACAGCCGATGTTCATCCTCAACGAGGACAGTGAACGCACGCAAGGAAAAGACGCCCAGAGCTCCAACATCACGGCCGGGAAGGCCGTCAGCGAGTCCGTCCGGACCACACTCGGTCCGCGCGGTATGGACAAGATGCTCGTCTCGGACAGCGGCGACGTCGTCATCACCAACGACGGCGCGACCATCCTGGACGAGATGGACATCGAGCACCCGGCCGCCCAGATGATCTCCGAGGTCGCCGAGACCCAGGAGAGCGAGGTCGGCGACGGCACGACCACGGCGGCGGTGCTCGCCGGCGAACTGCTCAGCCAGGCCGAGGACCTGCTCGACGACGACGTACACCCGACGACCATCGTCGAGGGGTACTACGAGGCCCTCTCGATGGCCCACGAGGCCGTCGACGAGATCAAGCTCGACGAGGAGCTCGACGACGACCTGCTGGAGACGGTCGCCAAGTCCAGCATGACCGGCAAGGGCACCGGCGACGTCTCCGCCGAACGGCTCGCCGAAGTCGTCGTCGACGCCGTCCGCCGCGTCGAGAGCGACGGCGGCGTCGTCCGCGACAACATCTCCGTCTACACGCAGACGGGTTCGTCCTCGTCGGCCACCCGTCTGGTCGACGGCGTCCTCGTCGACGAGGAGCCGGTCCACGACAACATGCCGCGCAGCTTCGAGGACCCGCAGATCGCCTTCGTCAACGACGACATCGAGGTCCGCGAGGCCTCCATCGACGCCGAGTACAACGTCTCCAGCGTCGACGACCTCAACACCGCCATCGAGGCCGAGGAGAACGAACTCCGCGGCTACGCCGAGCACGTCCTCGACCTCGGCGTCGACGTGCTGTTCGTCGACGGCGACGTGGCCGACCAGGTCGCCGCCATCCTCGCCAAGAACGGCGTCGCCGCCTTCGAGGTCGGCGACGACGAGGGCGAGGAGCTCGCCCACGCGACCGGCCTCTCGCGGGCCGCCGGCGTCCAGGAGCTGGAGGCCGACGACCTGGGCTCGGCCGGCTCCATCGGCGTCGAGAAGTTCGGCGACGAGTACGTCACCTTCGTCGAGGACGGCGCGGCCGGCCAGTCGGTCACCGTCTTCGCCCGCGGGGGCACCGAGCACGTCACCGACGAACTCGAGCGCGTCCTCGGCGACGCGCTGGACGTGGTGACCGCCGCGCTCGACCAGGGCGGCGTCGTCCCCGGCGCCGGCGCCACCGAGATCGCCGTCGCCGACCACATCCGCAGCGAGGCCGCCAGCGTCGAGGGCCGCAAGCAGCTGGCCGTCGAGGCCTTCGCCGACGCCGTCGACGTGCTCCCGCGCACGCTCGCGGAGAACACCGGCATGGACCCCATCGACGCCTTGGTCGACCTCCGCGCCGAGTACGAGAGCGAGGGCATCGCCGGCATCATCTCCGAGGGCCAGACCGGCGTCATCGACGACCCCGTCGAGCTGGGCGTCCTCGACCCCGTCGCCGTCAAGCACGAGGCCGTCGAGTCCGCCGCCGAGGCCGCGACGATGATCGTCCGCATCGACGACGTCATCTCCGCGAGCTAG